The Setaria italica strain Yugu1 chromosome IX, Setaria_italica_v2.0, whole genome shotgun sequence genome has a window encoding:
- the LOC101763656 gene encoding uncharacterized protein LOC101763656 isoform X2, giving the protein MGERPPTDPRRFGDTSNVGSSTGWTDEKHMLYITSLEESFVNQLYSGNGEFNSVESFYQTPGAWQKTSYGGNGRNSKYDQGQGYWGMVEVDEAESRLSEVGYIGSSSYSRGSPYYMDDASSNGPRQEKTSYHARQRTSGRSAAFNLHQHDGHSFSWRTESSDQNFFDGEAEGRREQGRGSSENQQKHAGRTEAGPSGGIGLH; this is encoded by the exons GACACGTCGAATGTAGGCTCATCGACTGGATGGACAGATGAGAAGCACATGCTCTACATTACCTCATTGGAAGAATCATTTGTTAATCAATTATACAGTGGTAATGGGGAATTCAATTCGGTAGAGTCGTTCTATCAGACTCCAGGTGCATGGCAAAAAACTTCTTATGGTGGAAATGGTAGAAACTCAAAATATGATCAG GGCCAAGGGTATTGGGGGATGGTCGAGGTTGATGAAGCTGAATCGAGATTATCAGAGGTTGGGTATATCGGTTCATCTTCTTATTCTAGGGGTTCACCCTATTATATGGATGATGCGTCAAGTAATGGTCCAAGGCAAGAGAAAACTAGTTACCATGCAAGACAAAGGACTTCTGGAAGGTCTGCTGCTTTCAATTTGCACCAGCATGATGGGCATTCCTTTTCTTGGAGAACAG AGTCATCAGACCAGAACTTCTTTGACGGGGAGGCTGAAGGTCGCAGGGAACAAGGCAGAGGGTCTAGCGAAAACCAGCAAAAACATGCTGGTAGAACCGAG GCCGGCCCATCTGGAGGCATAGGTTTACATTAG
- the LOC101763656 gene encoding uncharacterized protein LOC101763656 isoform X1 produces MEEVFYLFICLNEEVFYLDDTSNVGSSTGWTDEKHMLYITSLEESFVNQLYSGNGEFNSVESFYQTPGAWQKTSYGGNGRNSKYDQGQGYWGMVEVDEAESRLSEVGYIGSSSYSRGSPYYMDDASSNGPRQEKTSYHARQRTSGRSAAFNLHQHDGHSFSWRTESSDQNFFDGEAEGRREQGRGSSENQQKHAGRTEAGPSGGIGLH; encoded by the exons GACACGTCGAATGTAGGCTCATCGACTGGATGGACAGATGAGAAGCACATGCTCTACATTACCTCATTGGAAGAATCATTTGTTAATCAATTATACAGTGGTAATGGGGAATTCAATTCGGTAGAGTCGTTCTATCAGACTCCAGGTGCATGGCAAAAAACTTCTTATGGTGGAAATGGTAGAAACTCAAAATATGATCAG GGCCAAGGGTATTGGGGGATGGTCGAGGTTGATGAAGCTGAATCGAGATTATCAGAGGTTGGGTATATCGGTTCATCTTCTTATTCTAGGGGTTCACCCTATTATATGGATGATGCGTCAAGTAATGGTCCAAGGCAAGAGAAAACTAGTTACCATGCAAGACAAAGGACTTCTGGAAGGTCTGCTGCTTTCAATTTGCACCAGCATGATGGGCATTCCTTTTCTTGGAGAACAG AGTCATCAGACCAGAACTTCTTTGACGGGGAGGCTGAAGGTCGCAGGGAACAAGGCAGAGGGTCTAGCGAAAACCAGCAAAAACATGCTGGTAGAACCGAG GCCGGCCCATCTGGAGGCATAGGTTTACATTAG